TTTGCCTTGTATTTTGCTTCTTCTAGCAAACGCTGAGCGTCCTGTTCAGCTTGTTGAATAATATTGTTCGAACGTTCTTGAGCAGCCTGTTTGACACGCTCCGCAGTATCTTGAGCAATCAAAACTGACTGACTCAAGGAATCTTTCATCTCATCAAAGTAAGACAAACGTTCTTCCAAACTCTTGATGTGTGTTTCTTTGTCGTGATTACTACGAACCAAATCTTCATAGTCACGAACAACGATATCAAGAAATTCATCTACTTCTTCTGGGTCAAAACCTCTAAATCTTGTACCAAAGGTTTTATCTTTAATTTCTAACGATGTAATTGGCATACTTTTCCTCACTTACTTAATAAAAAATAGAATCATTAATTGCTTCTGGTTCTTGCTCGCTTGTTACTGTTCTCTTAGGAATATCATTCGTATAATAGGAAAGACGTTCTTCTAGTTTTTTGATATAGAGTTCAGTTTCATCTTTGTATCGAATCATCTCCTCTAATTCAAAGTAAATCTTATCAAGAAAGAGGTCAACTTCTTCCTGATTGTAGCCTCTGAATGTTCTTGAGAAAGCTTTATCACTTATTTCTTGTGGTGTAATCGACATATTTTTTCTCACTTGCTTAAAAGTAGCCGAACTGTTAGTTTTTTCTTATCCTTTTTGGTCTGACCATTGTCTTTGACAACTTTCAAACGACCAAACTTTCTCACACTGATCAAATCTCCAACTGCAACCTGGTAATCAGATTTTTCAACCACATGATAATTTATCTGGACAGATTTTTTCTCAATCAGTTGACTAGTTTGATTTCTAGATAATTTCAGGGCACTTGATAAGAGGGCATCCAATCGAAAACTTGAAACTAAAATTTCTCGTTCTCTAAAGTCAATTTTAGATATAATCCTATCGGTAAAAGGACGTTCCTCCAGCGATACAGGAAGTCTGCCAATCTTTCTTATTCCATCCTGAAAAAGAGGAATAAAATCACGATTGACAAAAATCTGTGCTCTCTTTTCATCTACCAAGATATCACCAAATAATTTACGGTCAATTCCTAGCTGATTGATGATTGTTCCCAATATTTTTCCATGACTCAGTTGTTCAAACTTACTCGGATAGCAAATCTCTAACAAGGTTATTTCAAAATCTGATATCTCCGGTTCAAAGTAATCTGGATAGAGAAGAACACGAACTGACTCAGTCGGAAGAAAATCACCACTACTTTGGTAACCCAGTCCATATGTTCCAGCTAGCACCCTCAAAATCTGTTCCTGATGGGGATTGATAAAAGGAGTAAGTACCGGTGCGTAGGTATCTTCTACCCGCTTGATCCACTCTAAACCCTTATCAATAAAGGGAATATCATCTTGGGAAAAATGCTGATAAATGGCTCGATTTACTGTCATAATAATAGGACTAGTCGTGTTAAGAGATTTCCAACAAACTGAATCAGAATCAGCGCTGCCCAAACCGTAAAATCAAGGCCAGCAAATTGTAGATTGAGCTTACGAAGGGGCTCAATAACTGGACGAGCAAGTCTGATAACTAGGCGACCTAGCTGGCTTTCATAGGCATTTGGAAACCATGAAAGAAGAGCAAATGCAACGAGAATGATGGAGTAAATGCTAACCGCATTTTGGATTAAACGGATTAAGAAAATCATTATCTTGCTCTATTTCGTTTAATATCAAAACCAAACTCAGCGCTTTGTGATTCATCTGGAAGTTTGATATCTTCAATGTTCACGATAACGTTGACAGGAGTCAATAGATACATCGTACTCGCGACTTTTTTCATATTTCCAGCCAAGACATGACGGGCTCCATCCAAGTAATCAAGGCAACGACGGGCTTGAACCTCTGTCATATATTGGAAATCAATCAAAATACTTTCATTTCCAGCCAACAAATCTACAATCTCAGTTGCATCTTCATATTTTCTTGGATAGCGAACGTCGATTGTTACTTTCTCATCAGAACGATGGCTTTGCATCGCCAATTCTTGCTGACGCGCATGAAGACGAGTAATATTTGCATCTTTTGCTGATCCTGACTGAGCAGGTGCTGGTAATTCTTTAGAAGATGAGACGGCTGGACGAACTGTTTCCTCTTGTTGAGGCTGGTAGTTAGTTGTTTCCTCTCCATCTTCTGTGAAATAATCTATAAATTTATCGAATTTATCTTTTAAAGACATAGCTCTCTCCTATTTAAAAAATGCTGTACCGATTCGAACAAAGGTTGAGCCGAACTGAATGGCTTCTTTGAAATCACGACTCATTCCCATACTGAGTTCTGTCATCGGCATATTAGGGATTTGTTTTTCTCTAATTTCTGCCTGCAGAGCTTGTGTTTCTTTGAAAATTTCTTTCAAGTTCTCACTGTCTGCCTCAAAAGGAGCCATGGTCATTAAACCAA
This genomic interval from Streptococcus oralis subsp. tigurinus contains the following:
- a CDS encoding DivIVA domain-containing protein, which produces MSITPQEISDKAFSRTFRGYNQEEVDLFLDKIYFELEEMIRYKDETELYIKKLEERLSYYTNDIPKRTVTSEQEPEAINDSIFY
- a CDS encoding cell division protein SepF gives rise to the protein MSLKDKFDKFIDYFTEDGEETTNYQPQQEETVRPAVSSSKELPAPAQSGSAKDANITRLHARQQELAMQSHRSDEKVTIDVRYPRKYEDATEIVDLLAGNESILIDFQYMTEVQARRCLDYLDGARHVLAGNMKKVASTMYLLTPVNVIVNIEDIKLPDESQSAEFGFDIKRNRAR
- a CDS encoding RNA-binding protein, which codes for MTVNRAIYQHFSQDDIPFIDKGLEWIKRVEDTYAPVLTPFINPHQEQILRVLAGTYGLGYQSSGDFLPTESVRVLLYPDYFEPEISDFEITLLEICYPSKFEQLSHGKILGTIINQLGIDRKLFGDILVDEKRAQIFVNRDFIPLFQDGIRKIGRLPVSLEERPFTDRIISKIDFREREILVSSFRLDALLSSALKLSRNQTSQLIEKKSVQINYHVVEKSDYQVAVGDLISVRKFGRLKVVKDNGQTKKDKKKLTVRLLLSK
- a CDS encoding YggT family protein, coding for MIFLIRLIQNAVSIYSIILVAFALLSWFPNAYESQLGRLVIRLARPVIEPLRKLNLQFAGLDFTVWAALILIQFVGNLLTRLVLLL